CGACACCTTCAGCGTCCAGGGGACGCGCGGCGACGGCAGCACCGTCTCGCTGAGCTTTGCGGTGGGTGCGTCCGACACGATGCAGACGCTGGTCAACAAGATCAACGATGCCACCAGCGGGTTTGGCGCGGGGACGCGCACCGCCACGGCCTCGTTGAGCGGTGGTAAGATCGTCCTCACGGACGGGACGTCGGGCGATTCGCAGCTCTCGCTCTCGCTCTCGGCCACGCGCGTCTCCGATGGCAGCGTCGTGTCGCTCGGGCGTCAGCTCGTGACCACCGTCGGGCGCCAGCGCGAAGTCGTCGCCGGCTCCGACGCCAAGGTCCGGGTCGACGGCGTCGTCGTGAAGCGCTCCACCAACACCATCTCCGACGCGCTCAACGGCGTCACGCTGAACCTGCAGCAGGCCGAAGTCGGGAGCACCGTCTCGCTCACCGTCGGACGTGACCTCGACGCATTGACCGACAAGGTCAAGGCGGTGGCTACCGCCTACAATGCGCTCGTCTCCTTCCGTGCCGAGCAGCAGAAGGACGGCGCCGCGCTCAAGGGGAACACCACGCTCCGTTCCACCATCGCCACCCTCACCTCGTCGCTCCTCTCCAACGTCTCGGGGCTCTCCGGCAGCTACACACGCGCCGGCGCCGCCGGGCTCGCCCTGCAGGCCGACGGGTCGCTCAAGCTCGACGAGACGGTGTTCAAGGGCCTCCTGACGACGAACTTCAGCGACGTCGTCAACCTCTTCAACACGGCGGGGAGCAGCACCAACAGCCAGCTGGGATACTGGACCTCGACCGGCAAGACCGTCCCGGGCACGTACGCCGTCAACATCACGGCCGCGGCCACCACGCCGACCGTCACGGGCGCCGGATTCAGCGGCACCTACACCGACGATGCCACCGCCGACACGCTGACCATTTCCGATTCGATCAGCGGCGCCTCGGGGAGCATTGCGCTGGCCAACGGCGACACCATCGACACGATCGTCACCAAGCTCAACTCGCTCTTCTCCAACTCGAAGATGTCCGTCACGGCTTCCAAGAGCGGGAACGAGCTCGTGCTCACGGGATCGCGCTACGGATCAACCTCGACCTTCACGATCGCCTACACGGCCGGCGGCGCCGACGGCACCGCCCAGCTCGGGCTCGCCGCCGCTACGGTCGCCGGTACCGACGTGGCCGGGACGATCGGCGGCGTTGCGGCGCTCGGCAGCGGGCAGATCCTGACCGCCAAGCCGCCCATCGTCGGCGACCCGACGGACGGTCTCGCCGTGTCGTACACGGGGACGGCCACCGGAGCGGTGGGCGACATCGCCTTCACGCTCGGCGTCAGCGGGATGCTCTTCAACACCGCCGACGTCTTTGCCCGCGCCGACGGGACGATCTTCACGCAGCAGGAGCAGCTGGAACGTTCGATCAATGAGTTGACCACTCGTGCCGATACTGTCCAACAGTCGCTGGACCGTCGTCGTGCCGCGCTGCTCAAGCAGTTCACGGCCATGGAAACGGCGATCAGCCGCATCCAGGCGCAGGGGTCGACGCTCGTGAGCTTCATCAACTCGATGAACTCGTCGAACAACTGACCGGCGCCATCGCTCCCACTCCGGAAGTGAGGCCGCATGTCGTACGGGGCATTCGCCAAGCAGGCCGCGCGGTATCGTGAGGCAGAGGTTCTCTCTGCCTCGCCCGCGCAGCTCGTCGTCATCGTGTACGAACACCTCCTCACCAACCTGCGGCGTGCGCGCCTGCAGTTGGCACCGTCCGAGGTGGGTCCGCGCTCCGATTCGCTGGACCGCGCGCGCGCGGCGCTGACCGAGCTCCTGGTCACCCTCGACCACCAGCAGGGGGGCGACCTGGCCGGGCGCCTGTCGGCGATTTACACCTTCATGCTCGGCGAGCTGTCGGTGATGGGC
The window above is part of the Gemmatimonadota bacterium genome. Proteins encoded here:
- the fliD gene encoding flagellar filament capping protein FliD — encoded protein: MADPISSFSGLASGVQWRDLVDQLITIDTQRRLDPITTKKTAAQSRVDAWSKYQVLSVAFRDAAKGLRDSTAFGAFQVTGGTSVSSGRTLLTATASAGATPGNYAVEVLDLARANKLSGNVVTSATSALGLSGEFGVNGQKVTIVATDTLSNVRDKINALNTGASASGVTASVLSTGSTQHRLVLSADQTGAAGIELIDDATGVLSSLGIVDGTKTLNVASDGGVQSQKVSSATAAIATMLGVSMPPPSTIEVGGRTIAVDLSVDSLASIAARIMAAGGNASVVSETAGGKTGYRLVTSDTLSATTVDGQRALEVLGFVKNGRSGVTQAVSSENAFTDALGAAAGAATLLSDLRVNGNALALAAGDTFSVQGTRGDGSTVSLSFAVGASDTMQTLVNKINDATSGFGAGTRTATASLSGGKIVLTDGTSGDSQLSLSLSATRVSDGSVVSLGRQLVTTVGRQREVVAGSDAKVRVDGVVVKRSTNTISDALNGVTLNLQQAEVGSTVSLTVGRDLDALTDKVKAVATAYNALVSFRAEQQKDGAALKGNTTLRSTIATLTSSLLSNVSGLSGSYTRAGAAGLALQADGSLKLDETVFKGLLTTNFSDVVNLFNTAGSSTNSQLGYWTSTGKTVPGTYAVNITAAATTPTVTGAGFSGTYTDDATADTLTISDSISGASGSIALANGDTIDTIVTKLNSLFSNSKMSVTASKSGNELVLTGSRYGSTSTFTIAYTAGGADGTAQLGLAAATVAGTDVAGTIGGVAALGSGQILTAKPPIVGDPTDGLAVSYTGTATGAVGDIAFTLGVSGMLFNTADVFARADGTIFTQQEQLERSINELTTRADTVQQSLDRRRAALLKQFTAMETAISRIQAQGSTLVSFINSMNSSNN
- the fliS gene encoding flagellar export chaperone FliS, translating into MSYGAFAKQAARYREAEVLSASPAQLVVIVYEHLLTNLRRARLQLAPSEVGPRSDSLDRARAALTELLVTLDHQQGGDLAGRLSAIYTFMLGELSVMGVKPSAERLDAIIGLASELHEAFAHVARTTSDAPAAVAAS